In one Bordetella pertussis 18323 genomic region, the following are encoded:
- a CDS encoding Bug family tripartite tricarboxylate transporter substrate binding protein, giving the protein MRLIRRFAHALAVVGSAGFLAAPAAASTGTYPDKPIHLLVAFSTGGVLDTLARTMASELSTRYGQSIVVENRTGASGNIGTDLLARAKPDGYTIGMGTIATHGINPALYGERLPYDPIKVFTPLALLAEQTNIVLVNNDLPVTSIPTLIEYLRANPGKVAYGSAGNGSSQHLSGQLFKLAAGVELLHVPYRGSVPALTDLVSGQVQLMFVDVPAALPFIKSGKVRPIAVTAAHRSSAFPDLPTVAEQGLEGFNVRAWFGVLAPAGTPAPIAEKLSADMIAAVQQPAIRERLEALGMDIKTLDGPAFGQFIQDEIARWDEIVKRSGTRLE; this is encoded by the coding sequence ATGCGATTGATTCGCCGATTTGCCCATGCCTTGGCCGTGGTGGGCTCGGCTGGATTCCTGGCCGCCCCGGCGGCCGCCAGTACCGGTACCTACCCCGACAAGCCGATTCACCTGCTGGTGGCGTTCTCCACCGGCGGCGTGCTGGACACGCTGGCGCGCACCATGGCCAGCGAACTGTCCACCCGCTACGGTCAGTCGATCGTGGTGGAAAACCGCACCGGCGCCAGCGGCAATATCGGCACCGACCTGCTGGCGCGCGCCAAGCCCGATGGCTACACCATCGGCATGGGCACCATCGCCACCCACGGCATCAACCCCGCGCTCTATGGCGAGCGCCTGCCCTACGATCCGATCAAGGTTTTCACCCCGCTGGCCCTGCTGGCCGAGCAGACCAATATCGTGCTGGTCAACAACGACCTGCCGGTAACCTCGATCCCGACATTGATCGAATACCTGCGCGCCAACCCCGGCAAGGTCGCCTATGGGTCTGCCGGCAACGGCAGCTCGCAGCACCTGTCGGGCCAGCTGTTCAAGCTGGCCGCCGGCGTCGAGCTGCTGCACGTGCCGTATCGCGGCAGCGTGCCGGCGCTGACCGACCTGGTGTCGGGCCAGGTGCAGCTGATGTTCGTCGACGTGCCCGCGGCGCTGCCCTTCATCAAGAGCGGCAAGGTGCGCCCGATCGCGGTCACCGCCGCGCATCGCTCGTCGGCCTTCCCCGATCTGCCCACGGTGGCCGAGCAAGGGCTGGAAGGCTTCAACGTGCGCGCCTGGTTCGGCGTGCTGGCTCCGGCGGGCACGCCCGCGCCGATCGCCGAGAAACTGTCGGCTGATATGATCGCCGCCGTGCAGCAGCCGGCCATCCGCGAGCGCCTGGAAGCGCTGGGCATGGACATCAAGACGCTCGATGGCCCGGCCTTCGGCCAGTTCATCCAGGACGAGATCGCCCGCTGGGACGAGATCGTCAAGCGCTCGGGCACCCGGCTCGAATGA
- a CDS encoding SDR family NAD(P)-dependent oxidoreductase produces the protein MGRLSGRNALITGAAVGIGAAMARRFCAEGASVLLGDIDAERGQALAAELAATGARARFARLDVTDEDSVRQAMELAEAEHGPLHILVNNAGGSSLNDRSVVEFALEEFWRAINIDLLGTVLCCRHAIPRIAAAGGGAVVNMGSIAALRGLKGRDAYTAAKGGVHALTRSMAVEFAEQRVRCNAIAPGAVLSERMARFIDEDPRVAAAVSRHLLGLPEPDEIAAMAVFLASEESRHVTGSIFQIDGGRAAAA, from the coding sequence ATGGGACGACTTTCGGGGCGCAACGCCCTCATCACCGGCGCGGCCGTCGGTATCGGCGCGGCCATGGCGCGCCGCTTCTGCGCCGAGGGCGCGAGCGTGCTGCTGGGCGATATCGATGCCGAGCGCGGCCAGGCGCTGGCCGCGGAGCTGGCCGCAACCGGCGCGCGTGCGCGTTTCGCGCGCCTGGACGTGACCGACGAGGACAGCGTGCGGCAAGCGATGGAGCTGGCCGAGGCCGAGCATGGGCCGCTGCACATCCTGGTCAACAACGCCGGCGGCTCCAGCCTGAACGACCGCTCGGTGGTGGAATTCGCGCTGGAGGAATTCTGGCGCGCCATCAACATCGACCTGCTGGGCACCGTGCTGTGCTGCCGCCATGCCATCCCGCGCATCGCCGCGGCCGGCGGCGGCGCGGTCGTCAACATGGGGTCGATCGCGGCCCTGCGCGGCCTGAAAGGGCGCGACGCCTACACGGCCGCCAAGGGCGGCGTGCATGCGCTCACGCGCTCGATGGCGGTGGAGTTCGCCGAGCAACGCGTGCGCTGCAACGCCATCGCGCCCGGCGCCGTGCTGTCCGAGCGCATGGCGCGCTTCATCGATGAGGATCCGCGCGTGGCCGCGGCGGTGTCGCGCCACCTGCTGGGCCTGCCCGAACCAGACGAAATCGCCGCGATGGCGGTGTTCCTGGCCAGCGAGGAATCGCGCCACGTGACCGGCTCGATCTTCCAGATCGACGGCGGGCGCGCCGCGGCCGCGTAA